The window TGATACCGAGGAACAAATGCTTTTGTCCATTAACCGCTCGGCTTCAGATACCAGGTAATTTGCATCAGCAACTTTAATGTCTTCCGGTACTTGCTGACCGTTGGTGACATAACCAACCGGCAGACCGTACTCAATTGCCACACTGATACTTTCTCCTAAACTTAAGCATTCGTCCAGTTTGGTAAAAATGCAACCCGACAAAGGTAGTGTTTTGAATTGTTTAACGGCGTCATTTAACACCTGGCTTTGTGAGGTTGCCGACAATACCAGGTAAGGTCGAATTCTCAGACGGGTATTTTGTATTAATTGGCCAAGTTGCTCGCTTAAGCGCTTGTCGCGCTGCCCCATACCTGCCGTATCAATTAAAATCAGGCTCTTATCACGTAGCGACAGTAATGAGTCCGCTAGCTCTTTTGCATCTTTTGCCACTTTTACCGGACAGCCAATAATACGTCCGTAAGTCTGTAATTGTTCACTGGCACCAATTCGGAAGGTGTCGGTGGTAATTAAAGCGACTTTGTCAGAGCCATGGCGCTGAGCGTAACGGGCCGCCAGCTTAGCAATGGTCGTAGTTTTACCAACGCCGGTAGGACCAACGAGTGCCACTGCACCGCCGCGTGTCAAAATATCGTCATTGGTGGTATTCAACTGACCTTCTAACAGATGCATGGTTTGCTCCCAGGCATCCTCGTCTGAGCTGCTTTCAGGAATAAAACAAGCAATCTGATCCGCGATGCGTTCACTCAACCCCATCGTCATAAGGCGTTGCATCAACATAGCGCGCACTGGCTCTTCGCGATCCATCTCTTGCTTCATGAGACCGCTTAACTGGTGCTCTAACAACTGGCGAATACCGTTCACTTGTGAGCGCAGCTCTGCGATTGCTTCCGAGTCATTGCTGTCCGGCGCATTCACTTGCTCAGGAAAGACATCCGCTTGTGAAGGCTCTTGTTGAGCCGATGCTGCCTGATGCGCCATTTGGTGATAAGCGTCGTGCTTTGCTGCCGTTTCAGGTTGACCGGTCATTTGTTCTGCCGCTTGCGAAGACACTGACGAAGGCGCGGCATTTTGACGCTGTAGCAATTCAGCCAACGATTGAGCCGGCGCTTCCGATTCTTGCTCTGCAGGCTGCTGTGTTGCCGTTGAGTGCGCTGCCATCTCTGGAGCCGCTTCTGGTGCTCGTGCGTCCGGGTCAACAGCCGCCACTAATTCAATACCACCATTCACCTTTTTATTGGATAGAATAATCGCATCAGCGCCTAAGGTTTCTTTAACCTGCTGTAAGCCTCGACGCATATCCTCTGCAAAAAAGCGTTTAATTTTCACAAGCGACTCCCGTTGTCTTAGGTAGCGGTTTGTTCACCACTGTTTTGTTGTCCACCAATTGAGCTGACAATGCGAATTTGTTTGTCATCCGGAATTTCCTGATACGACAACACTCGCATACCATCGGTAGCGTGGCGCGCAAATCGCGCCATGGTTGAGCGTAGTAGCCCGGATGTCAGCAACACAGACGGTTCTCCGTTCATTTCCTGCTGCTGATGCGTTTCGCGTAACGACTGTTGCAAGCGTTCGGCTAAACCTGGTTCAATGCCTGCACCTTGCTGATTTCCGTCGTTACCAGCCATCTGCAGTGACTGATGCAACATCTGTTCCAACTCTGGCGCCAAAGTTATGACAGGCAGTTCGGTTTCGCCTTCTGAGATATCCTGAACAATCAAACGGCGCAGAGAAATTCGTACGGCAGCCGTTAATACATCCGGATCCTGACTGCGTCCGGCGTACTCAACCAAGGTTTGTACAATGGTTCGCATATCGCGTATAGCAATGCCTTCATCCAGCAAGTTCTGCAGCACTTTGACAAAGTTACCCAGTGACAATAAGTCAGGAATAAGTCCTTCCACCAATTTCGGATGCGTGCGACCCAGGCGATCCAACAGCTCCTGTGCTTCTTCATGACCAAGTAACTGCGATGCGTGATTCGTGACAATTTGACTTAAGTGAGTGGCCACTACCGTTGCAGCATCCACCACGGTATAACCTAAGGTTTGCGCGTGCTCTTTTTGCTCCGGGCGTATCCATACTGCGTCCAGACCGAACGCCGGATCCGTGGTTTTTTCACCTTCAAGTTCCCCGAAGACCTGACCCGGGTTAATAGCCAGCTCCCAGTCATGGCGAATTTCTGCTTCACCCATGGTCACACCCATTAGGGTAATTCGGTAACTGTTCGGCCCTAAGTCGAGGTTATCCCGAATATGCACCGCGGGTACCAAGAAGCCGAATTCCTGCGACTGCTTCTTACGCACCCCTTTAATGCGAGATAGGAGTTCGCCGCCCTGCTGTTTGTCTACCAGAGGAATAAGTCGATACCCCACTTCCAGACCAATGGTGTCAACATGGCGTACATCGTCCCAGGACAATTCTTTTTGTTGTGCTTGTTGAACTTGCTGCTCTTGTTCTTTTTCAACCAGTTCGCCCTTCTCGACCTTGTTCTTTTTCAGTTTGAAATACGCCGCGCCAGCCAGAACCGCCGACATGCTCAGGAAGGCTAAATGCGGCATGCCCGGAATAACACCCATAGCGAACAATACTGAGCTGGAAATAACCAATACTTTCGGGTTGTCGAGCAACTGCAGAACCACTGCGTCACCCATGTCCTTGCTGTCATTTTCGCGGGTAATAATAATGGCGGTTGCAACAGACAGTAACAGCGCGGGAATTTGAGCGACCAAACCGTCACCAATGGTCAGCAAGGTATACACTTCAACCGCTTCGCCGAAGGTCAGACCGTATTGGATCATACCAATCAGCAGGCCGCCGACAATGTTGATAAGTAGTATAAGAATGCCAGCAATGGCGTCGCCTTTAACGAACTTACTGGCACCGTCCATCGAGCCGTAGAAGTCAGCTTCCCGGGTGACGTCACTGCGT is drawn from Idiomarina piscisalsi and contains these coding sequences:
- the flhF gene encoding flagellar biosynthesis protein FlhF, which encodes MKIKRFFAEDMRRGLQQVKETLGADAIILSNKKVNGGIELVAAVDPDARAPEAAPEMAAHSTATQQPAEQESEAPAQSLAELLQRQNAAPSSVSSQAAEQMTGQPETAAKHDAYHQMAHQAASAQQEPSQADVFPEQVNAPDSNDSEAIAELRSQVNGIRQLLEHQLSGLMKQEMDREEPVRAMLMQRLMTMGLSERIADQIACFIPESSSDEDAWEQTMHLLEGQLNTTNDDILTRGGAVALVGPTGVGKTTTIAKLAARYAQRHGSDKVALITTDTFRIGASEQLQTYGRIIGCPVKVAKDAKELADSLLSLRDKSLILIDTAGMGQRDKRLSEQLGQLIQNTRLRIRPYLVLSATSQSQVLNDAVKQFKTLPLSGCIFTKLDECLSLGESISVAIEYGLPVGYVTNGQQVPEDIKVADANYLVSEAERLMDKSICSSVSDVPKSYWNAAFSR
- the flhA gene encoding flagellar biosynthesis protein FlhA → MASGAEKLVSLRNFTQNNAHLIKGFGTPLAIMAILAMVVLPIPAMVLDILFSFSITLSLVVMLVAVYTQRPLDFAAFPTVLLIATVLRLSLNVASTRIVLLEGHNGPGAAGSVIEAFGSVVIGGNYTVGLVVFAILVIINFVVITKGAGRISEVTARFTLDAMPGKQMAIDADLNAGLINQEEAKQRRSDVTREADFYGSMDGASKFVKGDAIAGILILLINIVGGLLIGMIQYGLTFGEAVEVYTLLTIGDGLVAQIPALLLSVATAIIITRENDSKDMGDAVVLQLLDNPKVLVISSSVLFAMGVIPGMPHLAFLSMSAVLAGAAYFKLKKNKVEKGELVEKEQEQQVQQAQQKELSWDDVRHVDTIGLEVGYRLIPLVDKQQGGELLSRIKGVRKKQSQEFGFLVPAVHIRDNLDLGPNSYRITLMGVTMGEAEIRHDWELAINPGQVFGELEGEKTTDPAFGLDAVWIRPEQKEHAQTLGYTVVDAATVVATHLSQIVTNHASQLLGHEEAQELLDRLGRTHPKLVEGLIPDLLSLGNFVKVLQNLLDEGIAIRDMRTIVQTLVEYAGRSQDPDVLTAAVRISLRRLIVQDISEGETELPVITLAPELEQMLHQSLQMAGNDGNQQGAGIEPGLAERLQQSLRETHQQQEMNGEPSVLLTSGLLRSTMARFARHATDGMRVLSYQEIPDDKQIRIVSSIGGQQNSGEQTAT